From a single Couchioplanes caeruleus genomic region:
- a CDS encoding TetR/AcrR family transcriptional regulator: MTENDPDRVLALLWRHRNPPPGARTGRRPRLSVDEVVAAGVSIADTEGLEAASMAKVAARLGVGTMTLYTYVPSRTELLELMVDHVLVSRDLPGPGDAGPADWQDRIHLYAQRTLDMYRAHPWLSRISTVRPPLGPGTFREREFVLSAVAGTGLPIGRVNEAALAVTMLVTSAARQEGENVLLRRASGQSNDSWWAERSGFWESWFDEDQHPTMTRVWHADGFGGGTEAQAAAAFTYGLRLLLDGIAREAGS, from the coding sequence ATGACGGAGAACGATCCGGACCGGGTGCTGGCGCTGCTGTGGCGGCACCGCAACCCCCCACCGGGCGCACGCACCGGCCGGCGACCGCGCCTCAGCGTCGACGAGGTGGTGGCGGCCGGCGTCTCGATCGCGGACACCGAGGGCCTCGAGGCAGCCTCCATGGCGAAGGTCGCCGCCCGGCTCGGCGTGGGGACGATGACGCTCTACACGTACGTGCCGTCGCGCACCGAACTGCTCGAGCTCATGGTCGATCACGTGCTGGTCAGCCGCGACCTCCCCGGCCCCGGGGATGCCGGGCCCGCGGACTGGCAGGACCGGATTCACCTGTACGCGCAGCGCACGCTGGACATGTACCGGGCGCATCCGTGGCTGAGCCGCATCTCGACCGTACGGCCGCCGCTCGGCCCGGGCACGTTCCGGGAACGCGAGTTCGTGCTGTCCGCGGTGGCCGGGACGGGCCTGCCGATCGGCCGGGTCAACGAGGCCGCGCTCGCCGTCACCATGCTCGTGACCTCGGCGGCACGGCAGGAGGGCGAGAACGTGCTGCTGCGCCGGGCGAGCGGGCAGTCGAACGACTCGTGGTGGGCCGAGCGCAGCGGCTTCTGGGAGAGCTGGTTCGACGAGGACCAGCACCCGACGATGACCCGGGTGTGGCACGCCGACGGGTTCGGCGGAGGTACGGAGGCGCAGGCCGCGGCGGCGTTCACCTACGGCCTGCGCCTCCTCCTCGACGGCATCGCGAGGGAGGCCGGGAGCTAG
- a CDS encoding IclR family transcriptional regulator: MSGVGVLDKAVVILAACVDGASLAELVDRTKLPRATAHRLAQALEIHRMLVRDTQGRWRPGPRLGELANAAPDVLLTAAEPLLSALRDATGESAQLYLRRADERICVAAAERASGLRDTVPVGSVLPMVAGSAAQILLAWEPPEAVMPLLPRCKFTGRTLAEVRRRGWAQSVAEREPGVASVSAPIRDRTGRVIAAISISGPIERLGRRPGERHAMAVVRAGQRLSGL; this comes from the coding sequence ATGAGCGGTGTCGGCGTTCTCGACAAGGCAGTCGTCATCCTGGCGGCATGCGTCGACGGCGCCAGCCTGGCCGAACTCGTCGACCGCACCAAGCTGCCGCGGGCCACCGCGCACCGGCTGGCACAGGCCCTGGAGATCCACCGGATGCTGGTCCGGGACACCCAGGGCCGCTGGCGCCCCGGCCCCCGGCTCGGCGAGCTCGCCAACGCGGCGCCCGACGTGCTGCTGACCGCGGCGGAACCGCTGCTGTCGGCGCTGCGGGACGCCACCGGCGAGAGCGCCCAGCTCTACCTGCGCCGCGCGGACGAACGCATCTGCGTGGCCGCCGCGGAACGCGCCAGCGGCCTGCGCGACACCGTCCCGGTGGGCTCGGTCCTGCCGATGGTGGCCGGCTCCGCGGCTCAGATCCTGCTCGCCTGGGAGCCGCCGGAAGCGGTCATGCCGCTGCTGCCGCGCTGCAAGTTCACCGGCCGCACCCTGGCGGAGGTCCGCCGCCGCGGATGGGCCCAGAGCGTCGCCGAACGCGAGCCGGGCGTGGCGAGCGTCTCGGCCCCGATCCGCGACCGGACCGGCCGGGTCATCGCCGCCATCTCGATAAGCGGCCCGATCGAGCGGCTGGGCCGGCGTCCCGGTGAGCGGCACGCCATGGCCGTGGTCCGGGCCGGCCAGCGGTTGAGCGGCCTGTAG
- a CDS encoding N-acyl homoserine lactonase family protein — translation MSDPTVRRVDFGYFVRPATETGTGSPRVEPCLGYLVEHPDGMLLVDTGMGSHPGVDAHYRPRRVALAKALRAVGVGLIDIRYVVNCHLHFDHSGGNPDLAGRPVFTQRAELEAARTVEDYTLPWLVDAPGVRYVELDGEAEVLPGVVIVPTPGHTAGHQSVVVRRGDGTVIVAGQSHDHATAFTGDVLAWRAGRDAVEDPLPVAPAWMDRLLEFDPARVVFAHDNAVWEP, via the coding sequence GTGAGCGATCCCACCGTGCGCCGCGTCGACTTCGGCTATTTCGTCCGCCCGGCCACCGAGACCGGCACCGGATCGCCGCGCGTCGAGCCCTGCCTCGGCTATCTGGTGGAGCACCCCGACGGCATGCTGCTCGTCGACACCGGCATGGGCTCGCATCCCGGCGTTGACGCCCACTACCGGCCGCGCCGGGTGGCCCTGGCGAAGGCGCTGCGGGCCGTCGGCGTCGGGCTCATCGACATCCGGTACGTGGTCAACTGCCACCTGCACTTCGACCACAGCGGCGGCAACCCGGATCTCGCCGGTCGCCCCGTCTTCACCCAGCGGGCGGAACTGGAGGCCGCGCGGACCGTCGAGGACTACACGCTGCCATGGCTGGTCGACGCGCCGGGTGTCCGCTACGTCGAACTGGACGGCGAAGCCGAGGTGCTGCCCGGCGTCGTGATCGTGCCCACGCCCGGCCACACCGCGGGCCACCAGTCGGTCGTCGTACGCCGGGGCGACGGCACCGTGATCGTCGCCGGGCAGAGCCACGACCACGCGACCGCTTTCACCGGCGACGTCCTGGCATGGCGGGCCGGGAGGGACGCCGTGGAGGATCCGCTGCCGGTTGCCCCGGCCTGGATGGACCGGCTGCTCGAGTTCGACCCGGCCCGCGTCGTCTTCGCCCACGACAACGCCGTCTGGGAGCCGTAG
- a CDS encoding NAD(P)H-binding protein yields the protein MRILVTGATGNVGRLVVDELLALGATGVRALTVNPGKAALPSGVEVARGFVGRPSTLAPALEGVDRMYLAPVIETNAEVCRMAAAAGVRRIVDLAGAKGDHWQAIEDGVEACGVPYVHLEPGEFMPNAGLWAPQIRAGDVVRDGYGSAVNAPIALEDIAAVAARCLLEDGHEGRSYELTGPEPLTRRRRVELIGEALGRQLTYVDLPHDEFVRQLEQPMGEYAAWYADGMRQLAANPQRAVPTVAELTGRRATTFAQWARDHRKLFVP from the coding sequence ATGAGGATCCTGGTCACCGGGGCGACCGGCAACGTCGGCCGGCTCGTCGTGGACGAACTCCTGGCGCTGGGCGCGACCGGCGTCCGCGCCCTGACGGTGAACCCCGGGAAGGCGGCCCTGCCCAGCGGCGTGGAGGTGGCCCGGGGCTTCGTCGGCCGGCCCTCGACGCTCGCGCCCGCTCTCGAAGGCGTCGACCGGATGTACCTCGCGCCGGTGATCGAGACGAACGCCGAGGTGTGCCGGATGGCGGCTGCCGCGGGCGTGCGGCGCATCGTCGACCTGGCCGGCGCCAAGGGCGACCACTGGCAGGCGATCGAGGACGGCGTGGAGGCCTGCGGGGTGCCGTACGTCCACCTCGAGCCGGGTGAGTTCATGCCGAACGCGGGGCTGTGGGCGCCCCAGATCCGCGCCGGCGACGTGGTGCGCGACGGCTACGGGTCGGCCGTGAACGCGCCCATCGCCCTCGAGGACATCGCCGCGGTGGCGGCCCGGTGCCTGCTCGAGGACGGGCACGAGGGGCGCTCGTACGAGCTGACCGGCCCCGAGCCGCTGACGAGGCGCCGGCGGGTCGAGCTGATCGGGGAGGCGCTCGGCCGGCAGCTCACGTACGTCGATCTGCCCCACGACGAGTTCGTGCGGCAGCTCGAGCAGCCGATGGGCGAGTACGCGGCCTGGTACGCCGACGGCATGCGGCAGTTGGCGGCGAACCCCCAGCGCGCCGTCCCGACGGTGGCGGAGCTCACCGGGCGCCGGGCGACGACGTTCGCCCAATGGGCCCGTGACCACCGGAAACTCTTCGTCCCGTAG